The genomic stretch GGGGCCGTGATTGCTGGTAGGTATGCCAAGGGTGGAGCGGAAGCCGGCGGACGTAAGGCAGTTGAAGCCGCTCTAGCCCAGGTGCACGGTCAGGCGGCAGCGGAGCACTGGCAGTGGGTGCGTAGTCAGCGGCATCAGTCCTTTGCTGCTCTCTTTGCGGCCTATGCCGTACTCGATGAAGTGCTCACTCGCATCGCCCCCGAGGTGAGAAGCGGCGGTGGACTTGATGCTGCGGCAAGGCGGGAGTTGGGCGACGGCACGCTTGAAATGCAGGCAAAAACCAGCCAATTGGCACTCTGGGGGCCAAGCGAGGCAAACGAACTGGCCTACGCGCTGACGGAGGGGGCGATAGCGGCAGTGGCCTCCTTGCTGGCGGTAGCGAGCGCGAGCCCTGAGAACATGAGCGCAGTTTGGTTCCGCTTCGCCCAAGCCAAGGAAGAGATGGCGCAAGCTCATGCGGCCTTCCTCCAGAGGGCTGGAGAAATCGTGCGCGATCCACAACAGCCGGTCAGTTAGCGGATTCTCGTCGTTGGCTACCCCGCAGTGATCGCCGAGTACGACCACACATCCGCAGGCAGTTCGTGGCGCAACTGCCAGGTGATGGCCATGGGCTTGCTGCCCTTGTGCCGGACGTAGGTCGCCGGGCCGAGCAGCATCCACGGTTGGGCCTTGCCGATGTCGGTGTCCTTGTAGCGTCGCATGAACATCAGCACATGGCTTCCGCGTTGAGCGTGCTGCTGGTAGCGCAGCCCGGTGGGTGAGGTCTCTGCGGTTGTGCTCTGCGACTCCCAGTGGAAGAGGGAAGGACTCAGCGCGTAGTCCTTGTAACGGACGGTGGGTGAGAAGTCCTTCTCGTTCTTTTCGAGGGTGATCAGCAGCGAATCCGTCTGGTTGCGCTCATCCCACAACACGCCCTGTGCAAAGGACCCAGGCATCTGGCCACCGAGCCGGGCGACACCTAGCGCGGCGAGGATCTCCGAGCGGTTGTACGCGCTGTGGATTTTGAGAGGTATGTGTGCGTGCGGGCCATCGAGCTGGATGGGGAAGTGGTCGGCCTGGCCCATCACATGCTCAAGCACCTGCCGTAGTTCGCTGCGAAGGGCCCGCTGCACACGGAGCGAATCGAGCCCTTCCGCGTACGAACTGAAACCGCCAGCCTTGTCCCAGAGATTGAAGAACAGCATGCGGGCGAATGTCTTGTCCCGCGGATTCAAGGACTCGTAAGTGGGCGCGTCATCGCTCAACAAGCGAGCGTAGGCCTCGGCGCGTTCGAGGTCATCCACGTGCAAAAACGCATGCACTCGCTTCAGTAGGTCTTCCTCGCCGGCTTGTTCGGGTAGGTCAGTCATGCTGGCTCGACGGAGGACGGAAGTCCATGAGTTGCTCGACTTATACAACTCCCGGATCTCACGGCGACTCTCCTTGAGGTAGTCGGCGAGGAGGGGCGTATCAAACGCCTTGACTTCCTTAGCGAGGGTCTGAACGTTCGCCTTGATCTGGGTGCGGATGTTTTCCAGCACCAGGTCCTTGGACTTGCCTTCGAGGATGATCTGGCAGCCCGATGGCAGCAACGGAAAGTCGTGCTCAGCGTGCTCAAGGAGCCGGTTACGCGACAGGTTCGTCATCGCGCGGAACTGCTCCTCGAACCTGAACTCGGCACGATGCTGGCCGATGAAGTCGAGCACCGTGAGCACAGGCTTGTCTGGCGTGCGGCGGAGACCCCGACCGAGCTGCTGAAGGAAGACGGTGGCGCTGCTCGTCGGGCGCAGAAGGAGCAGCGTATCGACGTCAGGGATGTCCAAGCCCTCGTTGAAGAGGTCTACCGAGAAGATGACTTGGATCTCGCCCGCCTTGAGCTGGGCCAGCACCCGATCACGGACCTCGGGCTTTGACTCGCTATCCAAGGCCGCAGCCTTGAGGCCTGCGCTCTCGAAGCACTGCGCCATGAAGTGAGCGTGCTTCCTACTGACACAGAAGCCAAGTGCACGCATGCTCATCGGGTCGGAGACCTTGTCCCGCACCTGTTTGAGGACGATGCGTGCGCGGGCGTGGTCGGCGGAGAACAGCTCACCAAGTTGGCTCTGGTCGTACGTCCCCGAACGCCAGTTGAGGCGTCTGAGGTCCGTGCCGTCAGGCAGGCCGAAGTAGTGGAAGGGACAGAGGAGGTCGTTGTCGAGTGCCTCCCACAGTCGCATCTCGGCGGCGATCCGCCCGTCGAAGAACTCGTCCTGAACGTTGAGACCGTCCGCGCGTTCCGGAGTTGCGGTCAGCCCCAGGAGCTGCTTCGGCTTGAAGTGGTTGAGGACGCGGCGGTACGTCGTGGCGGTGGCGTGATGGAATTCGTCTACGACGATGATGTCGAAGTGCTCTGGGTCGAACTGGTCCAGCCGCTGGTCAGTGAGAGACTGGACGCTAGCGAAGACGTGCTTCCAGTCGCGCGGTAGTTCACCGCTGAAGAGAACTTCCCCGAACGACGCGTCATCGAGTACTTCGCGATACTTACGCAGGGACTGCTTGAGAATCTCTTTGCGGTGTGCCACGAAGAGGAGCCGCGGGTACTGCTTGCCGCCCAACTGCTTGTGTAGGTTTCGGTAATCGAGGGCGGCCATAACGGTCTTGCCCGTACCAGTCGCGGCGACAAGCAAGTTGTGGTGGTGACCTCGGACTTCGCGTTCGACATGCAGTCGCTCCAGCATGTCGGCCTGATGCGGGTACGGCCGAACTTCAAGACCGGAGAGGCTGATCTTGAAGTCTTGTCCAGCTGTCGAACCACCTGCGACGCCTAGAGCCTCGTCCAACTTGAGTGCGTCGCGATCCGGGTCGTAGAGCTCAAAGGCGATGTCGTTCCAGTAAGCGTCGAAGGTGGCCTCGAACTTCTTGAGCACCACTGGAGTGGCCACTGAAGATAGGCGTACGTTCCACTCCAGTCCGTCGAGTAGTGCGGCCCTTGAGAGGTTGGAGCTACCGACGTATGCCGTATCGAAGCCGCTCTTGCGGCGAAACAGCCAGGCCTTTGCGTGAAGGCGTGTCGAGCGGGTCTCGTAGTTGACCTTCACCTCAGCGCCGAAGTCGCGAACGAGTCGGTCGAGCGCATGGCGGTCGGTTGCGCCGATATAGGTGGTTGTAATGACGCGAATTGGGACGCCTCGTTCCTTGGCGGCGCGGAGAGAGTCCTCAAGCACCCGTAGCCCGTACCACTTGACGAAGGCGCAGAGTAGATCGATGCGGTCTGCGGTGGCGAGCTCAGCGCGCAGCTCACTGCCGAGGCTCGGGTCCTCGGGAGAGTTGGTGATGAGGGCGGTCTCCGAGAGGGGAGTAAGCGGGCGTATCGCGTAGACGCCAGGGGCTTCCTTCTCAGCCAGTGCCAAAAGCTGGCGAGGTCCATCGGCGATGAGCTCAACACCATCACTCGAGGCGAGTGACTCGATGATCTGGTTGGCTGCGGCGACGCGCTGGTCAGGGGGTAGCTGGCTGAGTCGATGGCTCACAGCCCGTCCGATGTGGCGGGCGATTACATGGGGTGATGATTCCTCGCTGACTTCGTCATCGATGGCCTTCCAGCCCGCTGCATTCAGCTGCTGCATCTGCTCTTGCATGCGTTGGGTGACGAGTTCCTCGTAAACACCCGCGACAGGCTGCGACAGATCCCCCGGCAGAGCCACGCCGTATCCCCAATCCCTCACATAGCAGTGGCTCTGTTGTAGCAGGCGGCTCTGACACTTCGCAGCGCGCGGCTGTCGGACTCCGCTGTTTTCATGGAGCCATGACCAGTAAGAGTGTCGTGGTTGAGCGGCGTATTGCAGCTGCTCAGGGTGCGGTGTGGGAAGCCCTAACCGACCTACAAGGCATGCAGCGCGTCCTGAGCGGTGTCTCGAAAGTCGAGGTTCTCTCGGACGGGAGTTTCGGGGTGGGCACCCGTTGGCGCGAAACCCGGCGGATGTTCGGGAAGGACGCCACCGAGGAGATGTGGGTGACCGTCTGTGAGGCGCCCGAGCGGTATGTCGTGGAGGCTGAGTCCCACGGTACGCACTACACCTCCGAGTGGGGCCTGCGTGCGGACGGGCCGGTGACGACTACCGTCCGCATGACGTTTACGGGGACTACCTCCGGGGGCGGGGTCATGGGCGTGCTGGCCAAGGTGCTGGGTGGGGTGGGTGCGCGGGCGGTCAGTAAGGCCATTGCCAAGGATCTTGAGGACGTGGCTGCCGCTGTTGAGGGGCGTGCCGGGTGAGCTCCGGTTCCCCCAGCTGCTCGGCTACTCGGTTACTCCGACCCGTGACACGACCCGTACTCCCGGCCCGAACCGCACCAACACACCGCGCCCCGCTGCGGCGGCCACTCCACCGCCCGCCCCCGCGCCGCCAGCGTCGTCGCGTACTGCGGCAGCAGCGACACCTCGCCCGGTGACATGGCCTCCGACGCCGCGAACGCCTCGTACGACGGGACCGTCCCCGTCACGATGCCGAGGTTCGGGGTGCCCGAGGAGGACAGCTCTCGAAGTGACGCCTCTATCGTCGACAGGTGGGTGGCGTGGGACGGGTACTCGTCCGCGAGGGTCGGGTACGCCTCCAGGAGTTCCGTCAGTTCCGGCTCCGGCCAGTGCAGGACCGCTACCGGGAACGGGCGGGACAGGGCCTCGCGGTAGGCGCCCAGTTCCGCTCGGAGGCGGCTGATCTCCGCCTCCAGTTCCGCCGGGTTGTTCGAGCCTAGGGACCAGACGCGCTTCGGGTCGTGGAGCTCGTCGAGGGAGACCGGGGAGGAGTGCAGCGTGTCCGCCAGCATGTCCCAGTCGTCGTGTGCCGCGCCCAGCATCCTGCGTACCCGGTGGCGGCCGTACAAGAGGGGGTGCGTCGAGTACGGGGGCTCCGGTACGTCCGTCAGGAGCAGGCGTACTCCCTCCGTGAACGTCTCCTGCGCCGCCTCCAGCTCGTCGTGTGCTTCCAGGGCCTCCGCCACGATCACCCAGGGCGCCGGGTCCCGGGGTGCCGCCGCGCGGACGCCGTCGATGATGGCTCGGGCCTCCGCCTCGTGGCCGTACTCCCAGAGGTTCGCGGCCTTCAGGGACCTCACCAGGTGGGGGTGGTCCAGCGAGGCGGGGGACGACAGCAGGCGGTCGTAGAGCGTGGACGCGGCGGGGCGGGCGCCGGCCAGTTCCAGGTGGGCCGCGGCCCGCAGGAGCAGGGCTTCGGCGTCCTCGGGGTACAGGCCGGCGGTCCGCTCCAGGCGTGCCGCTTCGGCGTTGTGGTCGACGTTCTCGGCAGGCGTGTCGGGGCGCATGAGGGACACCGTACTGCGGGGGCCCGGCGAGCGTGAGATATGCGCAGACCAGGCGCCCCGGGGGGAGATCAGGTCGTCACCCCGTCCACCTGAAGGGTCTGTACCGACCCCGCCGCGAACGTCGCGCTCACCGATTTTCCGGTTACGTATGTATTCGTGTACGCGCGGTACATGTCTCCTCCGCCCGTCACCGTGTTCCAGCGCGGGACCAGGCCGCCCGAGCCGCCCGTCACCGTCGTGAAGCGGGAGAGGTCGAAGGTGAAGGTCTGGGGGGATGTGGAGGTGTTCACCGCTACCAGGACCAGGCGGCGCGCGCTCGCGTCGTACGCCGCCGCCGCGAAGCTCACCCCGGTGTCCAGGATCGTCATGCCGGGGCGGATGTGGCGGCTGAACTGGGCCATCACGTAGTACTTCGGCTGCACGGTCGTCGGCTGGAGGGTGTTCGCGTCGTACGCGATCATTGCCCAGCCCGTTGACGGGTCCATCACTTGCCAGTAGCACCAGGCCGTCGGGTGCAGCCAGCGGAAGTCGTAGCAGAGGTTGCGGGCCATGCTCAGGCCTGTGCCGTCGCTGTCGCCCGTTTCCGAGTTCCACAGCTTCTTGCCCGATGTCGTCACTACGTCCGTGTAGAGCAAGTCCCTACGGCCGCCTGTGCCCTGGTAGCCGT from Streptomyces davaonensis JCM 4913 encodes the following:
- a CDS encoding DUF3427 domain-containing protein; amino-acid sequence: MPGDLSQPVAGVYEELVTQRMQEQMQQLNAAGWKAIDDEVSEESSPHVIARHIGRAVSHRLSQLPPDQRVAAANQIIESLASSDGVELIADGPRQLLALAEKEAPGVYAIRPLTPLSETALITNSPEDPSLGSELRAELATADRIDLLCAFVKWYGLRVLEDSLRAAKERGVPIRVITTTYIGATDRHALDRLVRDFGAEVKVNYETRSTRLHAKAWLFRRKSGFDTAYVGSSNLSRAALLDGLEWNVRLSSVATPVVLKKFEATFDAYWNDIAFELYDPDRDALKLDEALGVAGGSTAGQDFKISLSGLEVRPYPHQADMLERLHVEREVRGHHHNLLVAATGTGKTVMAALDYRNLHKQLGGKQYPRLLFVAHRKEILKQSLRKYREVLDDASFGEVLFSGELPRDWKHVFASVQSLTDQRLDQFDPEHFDIIVVDEFHHATATTYRRVLNHFKPKQLLGLTATPERADGLNVQDEFFDGRIAAEMRLWEALDNDLLCPFHYFGLPDGTDLRRLNWRSGTYDQSQLGELFSADHARARIVLKQVRDKVSDPMSMRALGFCVSRKHAHFMAQCFESAGLKAAALDSESKPEVRDRVLAQLKAGEIQVIFSVDLFNEGLDIPDVDTLLLLRPTSSATVFLQQLGRGLRRTPDKPVLTVLDFIGQHRAEFRFEEQFRAMTNLSRNRLLEHAEHDFPLLPSGCQIILEGKSKDLVLENIRTQIKANVQTLAKEVKAFDTPLLADYLKESRREIRELYKSSNSWTSVLRRASMTDLPEQAGEEDLLKRVHAFLHVDDLERAEAYARLLSDDAPTYESLNPRDKTFARMLFFNLWDKAGGFSSYAEGLDSLRVQRALRSELRQVLEHVMGQADHFPIQLDGPHAHIPLKIHSAYNRSEILAALGVARLGGQMPGSFAQGVLWDERNQTDSLLITLEKNEKDFSPTVRYKDYALSPSLFHWESQSTTAETSPTGLRYQQHAQRGSHVLMFMRRYKDTDIGKAQPWMLLGPATYVRHKGSKPMAITWQLRHELPADVWSYSAITAG
- a CDS encoding SRPBCC family protein, whose translation is MTSKSVVVERRIAAAQGAVWEALTDLQGMQRVLSGVSKVEVLSDGSFGVGTRWRETRRMFGKDATEEMWVTVCEAPERYVVEAESHGTHYTSEWGLRADGPVTTTVRMTFTGTTSGGGVMGVLAKVLGGVGARAVSKAIAKDLEDVAAAVEGRAG
- a CDS encoding SEC-C domain-containing protein, whose translation is MRPDTPAENVDHNAEAARLERTAGLYPEDAEALLLRAAAHLELAGARPAASTLYDRLLSSPASLDHPHLVRSLKAANLWEYGHEAEARAIIDGVRAAAPRDPAPWVIVAEALEAHDELEAAQETFTEGVRLLLTDVPEPPYSTHPLLYGRHRVRRMLGAAHDDWDMLADTLHSSPVSLDELHDPKRVWSLGSNNPAELEAEISRLRAELGAYREALSRPFPVAVLHWPEPELTELLEAYPTLADEYPSHATHLSTIEASLRELSSSGTPNLGIVTGTVPSYEAFAASEAMSPGEVSLLPQYATTLAARGRAVEWPPQRGAVCWCGSGREYGSCHGSE